The following are encoded together in the Streptomyces rapamycinicus NRRL 5491 genome:
- a CDS encoding cupin domain-containing protein, producing the protein MRITSGLLAVATLSAATACTASDQAAHAKTPTGAVTSKHPTETVKPLLQRALPNVKGKTFTSMVVDFPPNARAVPHRHGKAFVYAYVLEGTVRSKLAGEPVRTYRQGGNWVERPGAHHVLTQNTSRTERAKLLVVYVSNTGDKLKVDDPRS; encoded by the coding sequence ATGCGGATCACCAGTGGCCTGCTGGCCGTCGCCACGCTGAGCGCGGCCACGGCCTGCACCGCCTCGGACCAGGCCGCCCACGCCAAGACGCCCACCGGCGCCGTGACATCGAAGCACCCCACCGAAACCGTCAAGCCCCTGCTCCAGCGGGCCCTCCCGAATGTGAAGGGCAAGACGTTCACCTCGATGGTCGTCGACTTCCCACCCAACGCACGCGCGGTGCCGCACCGGCACGGCAAGGCGTTCGTCTACGCCTACGTCCTCGAAGGCACCGTGCGCAGCAAGCTCGCCGGCGAGCCCGTGCGCACCTACCGCCAGGGCGGGAACTGGGTCGAGCGGCCTGGCGCCCACCACGTCCTGACCCAGAACACCAGCCGGACCGAACGGGCCAAGCTCCTGGTCGTCTACGTCTCCAACACCGGAGACAAACTCAAAGTTGACGACCCGAGGTCGTAG